Genomic window (Alligator mississippiensis isolate rAllMis1 chromosome 7, rAllMis1, whole genome shotgun sequence):
ccctgCGGGGGAGACTGGGCACTGCTACAGGCGGGCTGCCAGAAGACCatgacagaagttacattttacAACCCAACAATGTGTTACAACCTGTAACATGATGCACACGCATGGGGTCATATCTCGTTTAGGGGCACGATCGTCACGTGATAACTAAAGCTCCATGGAGGTAGTTTAGCTGCAGTTCAACCAGGTTCTGCGACTGGTTTTGTAACATCTATCATGCAAATGTGATTTTGGGTCTGTCTTCATTCAGAGTTGCATAGTTTGTCCACCAGGTGTAGCTCCAGAGCCTGTTATTTCTTATCTCCATGCTTCCTTCCAATATAGACTAGCGTGTAGGTGATGTTAAATCGATAAAGCAGATTTTGTTGCTGGAATTGCAAAGTACTCAATTATCACCTTGGTATTTCCCAACATGAAAAGTCAAGCGGCCACTCGAGCTAGTAGGTTTAAGCAGTGGGATCCTGGAGAGTCCTAAAGCTATACACTTGAGCCTCTGTGCCCTGGTCTGGTTAGGTTATAGCCACTGCTCTTATCTACTGATAACAGTTCATACCAATGGTTTGGGCTGGGACTGCAAGAGGTAGTCTTTGGAGGTCTCCTTAGTGCCCTAGGGGCACCGATTGCCTTGAtccctgctgggggcaggctcaAGCCAGAGCAAGTGTGGGGCCCAGACCAGGTCTGAGATGGGGGTCAGGGGCCTGGCAGACAGAGTGATGGTACAGGATCACCTGCAAAGCATGGGATGCAGTGTAGGGGAAGACAGAGCCCTATTATTAGTACTTAAGACTTACAGGTGCCCTGGGGCATGGACAGGCTGAGAATGCCTATGCAGCTTGGGGGCAAGACCAAGGCCACCAGGATGTATCTTGTGGCTACTGGAAGGAGTAAGGCTCACTCTAGGACTCTCAATGCAGCCTTCCTTTTCAATCCAATAAGTACATCATGAAGGAGGGGAGGGCACCCTAGAAGCAGAGACGAGAACGGGTTGTAGAGTCACCGGGGGGGTCACGGCTGGCCCCGGGACCCAGCATACTACATGGATGTATAACCGTCTTGTCCCATCCATTATGAATATCCAGTTTGCTCCAGAAACATCCAAACCAGCCAAAAGCAATGTGAAGGATCCTCAATACCCAAACCCTTCCAAACCTGAAGGTCTGTGAGGATCTCCAACAGTGTCCCCACAAAACGCTCTCTCTGTCTACAAATAAAGGCAAAATGGAGGAATTCAGGAAGGGTTTTACACCTGCTGTCCACATGGCCTGTGATGAGTATCTTGGCTATAGCACCTGTTGACACAAAGACTGATTCTGTGAGAGCCGAGCCCTCCTTGACAGGAGGAGAAGGGCTCCTTCTCCTTGGCAAGGTGGCACGTTATCAAAATAAAAGCTCAGTGGCAGCAAGATAAAGCCAAAGTGATCCGGTTCCATGCTGGCAAACGTGACATGCCTAACTTTTTCCAGGCAATATAATCCATCCATGGCCAAACTTCCCATGATCCTACTTTTACGGGAATTCAGGATGGCCCAACACTCTCTCACATTGACAACTtgttgtgccctgctccctcttggagcagctcccgtaggccataggctttatccggatcacaccttgggtggcagatgtacagtctcttgggcctctcccgtgaccctcaccagggtggtaactggcctggcattgcctgggggctcccacaccactaggaaccccaccagaccacccattccccggcagggtgcagtttcaagtcgtgcccaggaccagaagcctcctagccatccccataagctcttgcccttactgcagctcagctaggcaatGTTTGTGCCttcactgccagcagcaaactgctgtagttatataggcagccagtgttttaaaatagctgctgcaatcaagcacctgctggctgcttgactcggCCCTTAAAGGGGCAGGCACCGCAAGTGCTCGGCCccattgagaccattgctccctggtttgtcatctgccaccactgagtccagcagaaggcaatggaAATGGGTAGGGGGCTGGTCAACAGGACTGATGAAGAGAGTCTGAGTGGCCTGTCTGGATAAGAGAGGACTGAGAatagatttaatagcagtcttcaactctCTGCAGGacagttcaaaagaggatggagctggactgttctcagtggtggtagatgacaggacaaggagcaatggtcttaacttgcagcaagggaagttgagggaaGAAGAAGTAGGAggggagtaaagcactggaacaggctacccggAGAGGCTGTAGatactccatccttggaggttttgaaggtcCAGCTAGAGAAAGTCTTGGGtgcgatgatctagttggggatggtcctgcttggagtagAGGGATAACTAGTTGAGCTCCTAAGGTCCCTTAACatccaaattttctatgattctaaaattcGATGATGGTGAACAGCATCGCACAGGAAATTTGGAGAAAGCACCAATGTGTTTACAAGTGATTGCATTATGAAACCTTTTCTTGCCTTAGACTGAGAAAAGCATATTACACTTAGACCGTACTAAATCTGTGGGCTGTttagcagtgttaaagttagagcATGCTGTGAACAGTCACGTGCTAAAAGTTAATCCTGTTTCTTGCCTACACAAATCTAATTTACCCCTAAGGACCACTGAGCAGGGGCATAGCAATGAGCCAGGACATCTGAGCTCTATCCCTGTTTAAGGGGAGGATGCGAGAGTGGGGATGGTGGATGCTGGAAGactaaattattcattttatctCCCTGGAACAGACTTAAGTTACCCTAATACAAGCTAGGGAGCACAGTCCAGAATTAGCCTTCACTTAAAGTGGCTAAATTTTGAGACACTCAGACACCACTTAGCACAAGCCAACGAGCTTTAATGTGAAGATCTTGGTGTCAAAGTGCCTGTAGTAtgttttaagtgtaatgtgtagctTCACACTTGAAGTGCCTTCCTAAGTTTTGAGGCACCGACTGTTTCATGATATTGTTTATTGGACCAAGTATGCAATTGCCCTGTCAGACAAGCTTTGGAGAAGGATGTGCCCTTCATCCAGTCTAAGAAAGAGGTAGATATAGGCTGACATAAATAGTAGATGAAAGTTTTCATGTCAGCAGAAACAGCGTGCTTGGTGGGATGGAGAAGGGTTGCAAACTTGGAGTGAAAAGGTGTTTCCAGGACCCATTATAAGACTAGAGTGTTTTTATCTATTGATTTTATTTCAAatccaaaagttaaaaaaaaaaaaaatctttgtaaatcTGGCAAAATCAACCTGTTACAGTTTTCATAGATGctcaggtcagaagggacctcaacagatcatcgagtccaaccccctgcctgggcaggagagagtgctgggtctagatgacgtTTTACTGACTGGCGCCAAAACTGGTCCGGTGCAAATCAGAAATCAAAGGAACAATCAGAATTAAAATCAGCTACTGAATGACAGTAGCAAGCATTGAAGCCAATAATGAGTGATCAGTTCATTACAAAGACAATGAAGGTTAACATAACCATGTCCACTCCAGGCAATTGTCTCCGATTCAGTGGTTTCACCCTTTTTCGGTGCGGGGCAGCcttccacaacttctctgcaTGCAGCTGGGCTCTTCTGAATTTCGATTCGAGATCAAACATTTTCTGCCAATGTTACTGAGTGAGCCTGGAGACGGAAGAGCTCGAGAACCACAGATCTACCTGACTCCAGGTGAGGGTGGTGGGGCAAGACTTCATTGTACGCCCTCTCCCTGCCTGCGGTCCGGAGCTTAAGAGGCAAGCACCGTCCCCACTGCCTAGACTGCTCATCTGGGTGCCGCACACCAGCAATGACAGCCACTAGCATCTGTGGTCCTTCTGCCATCGCTGGGAACataggaggagctgggctgggggttgtggggatgAGTCAGGCTGAAAAACGTGGCTCCCTTTGCACCTGtctatccacccacccacctcagCACAGCCCCAAAGGCTTGCAATGCTCGGCATCTCTTAATGACTTTAGGACCTGCAGCACAAGACAAGGCAACTTCGTGTACTGTGTCCTGGACAGCAGGAGCCACTCCTgatcctgcctccctgcatgctccccaagACATGACCAATTGTTCAGAAACTTAAACAAAATGgatgggactggggctgcagaAGAGCTCTAAGAGAGCAGTCACCCATGGATTCGGTGCCGACGTCTGGTCTTGACGTCCGTGGGGTAAAAGTTTGGTATCTGTCCTCTATTCCTTCTTTTCTGTGTATATTAAGCTTGATCTCTAATCTCTGCCTACTCCCGGGCATCTCCCACCGCGTTCATCTCATACTGTACAGAGAAAGTTCCCAGCAGGCTGGCCACAACCgcaccaaaaaagccaacaactGCATAGAGCTGATCCATCTGCAGTTATCTCTATCCTTGTGACCTTGAAGCGCTACTCCAGGTTTGACAGGAAATCATCCATTTGCTCGGTCAACTCCTGCTCAAGGTCTCTCAGGACAGCCTGTTTCCGATCTCTGGCCCCCCTCAGCTCCTCCTCGCACTGCTGCAGCAACTCCTGGCTTTTTTTCTTCAGGCGTTGCCGCATCTTTCTGGGCTTCACCCGACGGCATGGCAGCCTGGCCTTGTTTTCCTGGCCCTAGTGAAATAccagcaaggggaaggggagggtggttAATCAGAGCAGCCATCCATGATAGAAATGCACATTGTAGTTCCTAATAAAGACGTACCACCCTGCTGGCACCCCTTATCCTTCCCTCTTGTCCCCCAGCGCTGACAGTGCCCTTCTCTCCTGACTCAAGGCCTCCACTTGTCCAGCTGTGCCACCCCACAAATATTCCCAGTGACCCTCAAGCATGACCTGTCACTCACCTGATCTGTAATATAGTTTTTATATTGCTGTTTGAATTTGTCCTTTATGGTCCTGTTGGCAGCATTCTCCATCTGTGGACGAAAAAACGAGAGGTGAGTGTTGATGGGACAGTGCTGGGATTGCACAGAAGTTTTCCACAGCTGCATCTTGCCCTCCGGTAGTCCATCACCACAGAGACCTGTGCTCGCATATCCCTAGCCCCTCCATGCCTCgctcccctcccattccttcaAGGGTACAGCCCCTTGCACCGTGCAAAGGAGAAACTGTGACTGTAGCTGCCTGGGCATCCCTTGAGTGTCTCGGTCTCCTGGGGACAGGGACATTAGTGCGTCATGGTAAAGGCCGTGCCAATACaccaatgcacagtagaattagtgcATCGTGAAAAGACTGTGCACCAGCACTGGCACTACTAAATAAGCATTTAGTTGGGACCTTGTAttagaagtactaaacttaatgtgcagtaacaaggGTGTGTTACTGCACATGTATAGACGCACCCACAGTCTTATGTCTCTACTTTCTACAAAGCACAACAGGGCACTGAGCCATCAGCCAGCATCCCAAAAGTGCTCCTTTGCCTCTGCTTTATTACAGCCTCCTCCCACCAAAGCTGGGAGACTCCAGAAACGAAGGTAGAGATGGAGATACTGCACCCCAACACCAGTGAAGACCTCCCAACTTTGAGAGGGGAAATTTAGgtgggagattaggaggaactttgaGTCGGCAGGTGGTCAAGAATTGGGGGTTATTGGAGTCGGTGACCCTAGTATATATTaaatcccttttaaaaaaattctttttttacaTTAAACGTGATCTCCATTTCCATCCCTACACCATCATCTGTCCCACTGTCACCGTGTTTGCAGAAAGCCTCCAAATTCCAGGCCTGGTAGGGGAACTCCAGTAGCTAATGAGAGTTCATCCCACAATTTCTCCCTGGCCGTCAGGAGCTGTATATCTGGGCACACCTTCCTCATATTCTCCTGTCATAGGCTGAAGAGTGCCTCAAATATTCACATACAGTGGCATTTCCCAAAATGCTGGGTGTGAAAAGTTccttggtgcaggggggaggcAAAGTAGTGGTGGAAATCAGaggcaagggaagtggtgggggtaaTTAATGGTGATCAGTGGTGAGGGTAGCAATGGTGGTGGAAGGAATCGGTGGAAGCTGGCAACAATCAATGATGAGGGGACGACACAGCAGTGGTAGCACCTGTGGTATGGAGAGCTATGATTCAAGTTTGGGGGGGTGACAGTGCCAAGTGTGGCAAACACTGATGTACACCATGGCCATCTTTACACCCATcaccctgcttccaccaccccgAGTACCTACGACTCTTCCCTTGTTGCAGCTGTCACCCtcctgtcccagcctcccccagtGAAAATGAATAGCCCCAAGGGATTGCAAGCCAGCACGACCTCTTTGAATCGCCACTCGTAGGTCGACATGAATCCTTCCATCATTTGTCTCAGCTCCTGTCCCACATCCTGAACCAGGGCCTCTTTCTGCTGTTCGTCACCCAACAGCTCCCCCCGGCACCGCTCCAGCAATTCCTGGCATTTCTCCTCCAACTTCTTCTGCATTTCAGTGGGACTTATATTCAGACAGTGAGTCTCAGTTTGGGTGTCACGGTCCTGTTTGGAGAAAGGTAAGAGATCAGTCATTAGGGATGAGCAGTTAGAAGGGGAGATGGGATCCTCCCATAGAGGTACATAGTTTGGCCAATGCCCCTTGATCCTTACCAACACCCCCCTGTTACCCACGtggatgcccctcactcccagcccttATCCCAGCTAACAAAGAGCACCTACTTCCACTGTGTCCTCAAGCATGACCCGCTGTCCCCAAACTCACCTGATGAAGCACAAATTCAGAATATTCCCCCTTGATGATGTCGATTGTTTTCCTGTTCACTTGCTCTCGCATATTGGCCAAAGTCTCAGCCATCTGTGAGTGAAAAGGGAACGAGTGAGGGATCTTGGTGGTGATGGAAACCTCCTAGGCGACTGTCCCTCTGTGATCAACtcacccacccactgggccaATAGAAATTCCCTGTCTCTGGTTTCCTATATACTCCCCACAAACCCTTGTGCTCTGCACAGGTATTCCTGGAGCAACCCCTTGGACCCCATCATCTCATGTGCATGGCAGTCATAGTTGGCCAGTGCAGAGAGccagctccttggctgcagcttcATAACAATCCTCCttctctgctggggctggagagATGGGAAGAGCCCTAATGCGAGACTGGGGATACTGGATgatgcctcctgccccccagcctcccagcccttccctgcgATCTCTGTCCATCCACCCATGCACTCATCCATCTATTAGAGGAAGAGAAGCATAATTCACAGCTGCACAGATGTGATCGTCTATTTTCAAAGGTCACCTAGAAACCTAAAAGCATCATTGCTGCGGTTCCTCTATCTGcttgggaagaggaggaggaggtggggcagcAAACCTCGACTACAAAATGAGGGCACATCCAGTAACTCCCTCTAAACCAGCCACGTACAGAAGCAGTCTGTATCGATACTTCTCCTCCCTAAAGGACCCCATCATcctgagccccacagctgcaAACGTGGAAGAGGATGTACCTTTACAGGGGAAGAGAAGTCATAGTGATTCTCCTCCAGAAATTGAAAGAAATCCTGTGAAGAAATAAGTCACGGGTGAATTAGGGTCCCTGGTGCCTTGCCCAGCACTgagatgcagccacttctggggtaggGGAGCTGGAGAGCAGGCGCACAGCAAAACAGTCACTCAGCTCCTGCTGAACTGCTGTTTCCATATGCCCCGATGTGCTGCAATAATCTCTCCTGGCATCATGCTGCTCCCTTGAGGGCATTAGGGTCTCTGCAGGAAGAGTTTCTCATCCAGATCTTCCCACCTCACTCCCTGCAGAACAGTGCCCTATATCGAGTATCCTGTTCTGCTCCCCAAAGTGCCCCTCTGGGTCTCCCACTTGCGCCCTCCTGCTTAGCAAGCAGCCCTCTCACCCTGATCTTCATGGCCAGCTGCTTCCCAGTGAGCGCATGCCCATTCGAGTCCTTACGGACGTGTTTTGCAGGTAAAGCCACCAGCGTGGTGACATAATCCTTCAGGCAGTCCTGGAAATCCTTCTCGAAGTCTGCAAGGGGAGACATGACCCAGGCATCCATGACTAAGAGGGCTGCTTTCTAGCACAGGCAGTCAGGGCTCATGTCCCGGGGCTGCGGGGAACGACTGCACTGAGCCCATCTCTGCTGTGCAAAAGAAAACCAGGGTGATTCCTGCGGGGCCTGGAGGAGACGGTACTTGACAGGGTCCGGGACATCCAGAGTGGTAGGGGGTTTAGGAGCACTGCAAGGTGCAGGAGATGGAGACGTAGCAGAGAGTGGGAGCGGGGCTGATGAGGTCAGGGTGTAAAACAAGACCCCTCTCTACAGCTATCTGGGGGGAACCTGGAAGCCACACGAGGCCTGTTCGACAACCCAGCTTATCGGGCTACTGCCCTGCCCTCAACTACCATGTCTTGGTGCAAAAGTGAATATACATTTGGGAGCCTGTCCTCAGAAAAACTAGTGTGGACTTAGGAGCAAAGGAAAGGGCAGGCCACCCAATGATGAGCAGAGCGGAGTTCAACACCTAATGGCAAGAAAGGCGCCTCTGATCTCTGCGAGGCTGTCCGACCCGCGGTCACTCTGGATGCTCATCCTAGACCCAATCGCTGGCTATGCTTATTCAGTGCCAGATGACCTGGCAGCCCTGGAAGCAATCCCAGGTTCCCTCGGGCTCATTTACCCATGCTCTGCTGTGTCCCTGCTCTCGTCGCATCttctcttggccccttttcctGACCTGGACAGGTGACCTTGGACTCACGGAGCTATCCTCCTTGGACCAGTCAGTAAACAcagtgcctgctgctgggcaTTTCCAGTGGTCCCCAATCTCCCCTTCTAGTCACTCCCATGACTTGAGGCTTGCAGGTGCAGAAGCCATCAATGAACCAACTGAACTTGTACTCCGGTGGGACACTTTTGCAGTCCCTGAAGAGCTCCTTCCCTGGGTCTGTTTGACTCCTCAGCCTAAAACTGTTTATATCCCTGACCCGAGTACACCCCTTTTATTCCCCAAACTTTGCATTTTCTTAACGTGGCACAGAGGCTAATTATTGGCATCATCAGTTCTACTCTGCTCCATCCATCATCTCATTAGCTAGCTGGTGCCCCCCGCATTGTAGCCTATTCCCTTTTGCAGTTTGCTCCAAGTCAACTGCTTGCTGCTTTTATAGCTTGGAGCCCTGCATCCCTTCAGCTCCCCTCCATGGTCTCACTCTCAGTATTAGGGGTTGGGGTGCTTGTTCCAGGGTGGAAGGAGGGAAACATGGGTGATGAAGGCAGGAGTCGTTTCAAGCTACTTACCTCCTAAGCGATTACTGCGTGTGAAACGAGTACCAGGGTGGGGCATGAGGAAACACTGGGTTTCTGCTGCCTTCAGGACTTTCAAGACCAAATCATTGCCTGGAAGTGACTCCAGATCCTGTGCACCAAGATAGGGGATGAATTTTCCATGAAAAGTGGTTTCCCCTGAAAGCATGTCTCAGTGCATGGACCAGCATGCCTCAGCAGGCCTTGTTACCTTTATGACGCGTTTCAGATGCTCCTGGCCTCCTTCCACTCCATAGGTGGAAGTGTGCTGCCAGTCACGGATCAGCAAGTCCAGATGCTGCAACAGAGACCGGAGGAGAGTGGGGTTGCTGGGGACAGGGTTGGTGACTGGTCTAGGTCGTTGGGGCATTCAAATATAGAGTCCATGGGTAAAAAGCCAGAGATGAGGGACACCATCCACCTCCACCCACTGACACCAGGACACGGGGAGCACAAAGACGGCCACTGCTCAGAGTAGACGCTCTTGGGGAGCGAGGTGGGAGGGGAACTCACCTGAACAGGGTAGATATTGAAGTTCTTCCCAACTTCTTCTGCAACCGTAATGAACATCTGAgattgaaaaaaaccccaaaaacccttGTGTTTCTCTCTATTATTACTGTAAGTCTACAGTGCAAGGGATGGACTCCAACCTTCATGGCTTGGGGCAACAATAAAAATGAACTAGATCCCTCCAAAGAGCCCCCAAACAGTGAGAGCCAAAACTAGGTCACCAAAGCCAGGCACCCCATAATGAAAGATCCAACCTAAGTCATGGCTGTGAATCCAAACACCATGAAAAAGTCcaagaaaagcaaagcagaatACCCACAACTGATCTCACTTAAGTCACAGACTCGCAGTCAAATTTAGAAACCCCAGGGTCAAGCCAGATAATTCCTCCCTGAGGGCAGCAAGCCTATAATACACAAGCAGAAGGCAAAAGGGAATAACTGAAAACATTGAAACGGAGAACAGGGACAGTGGCATTACTCTTCACAGGAAAGGTTCAGTCTTCAGAcgaaaggtcagctcccagactactagcACAGTTTGGGGGTAAGGTAAACAGCCAACAGtggtagaagaacaggttagggaccgtgtagaaaagctggatgtgtacaagtccacggGGCTGGAGGTGGAGGCACTTCccttcatttgatgagctttagttcaagcgacCCACTGCTACTTTTAGGTACAGGGATGCTGCTACACAaggcacaggaggctgctggagcgtggcaattgccatgcACTGGTAGACTTGGTGAATTGAGTCTGGTCCAAAGCAGTGGAGATCCAgggcatcggagcagcctccgtactcgtgtataggcacccagagaTACTAAATTTAA
Coding sequences:
- the LOC109285393 gene encoding RING finger protein 112, which gives rise to MTCLLRQLQNQEDKDASWMGSDDEPLEGFEWRSGPETVTKGVWMWGEPLWVQVPQGKVAVFLVDTEGSMDLQRQLETSIKLSVFSILLSSYQIFNILSEFKLVDQDYLEMFITVAEEVGKNFNIYPVQHLDLLIRDWQHTSTYGVEGGQEHLKRVIKDLESLPGNDLVLKVLKAAETQCFLMPHPGTRFTRSNRLGDFEKDFQDCLKDYVTTLVALPAKHVRKDSNGHALTGKQLAMKIRDFFQFLEENHYDFSSPVKMAETLANMREQVNRKTIDIIKGEYSEFVLHQDRDTQTETHCLNISPTEMQKKLEEKCQELLERCRGELLGDEQQKEALVQDVGQELRQMMEGFMSTYEWRFKEMENAANRTIKDKFKQQYKNYITDQGQENKARLPCRRVKPRKMRQRLKKKSQELLQQCEEELRGARDRKQAVLRDLEQELTEQMDDFLSNLE